The following coding sequences are from one Lujinxingia vulgaris window:
- the phnE gene encoding phosphonate ABC transporter, permease protein PhnE, producing the protein MPVEQQGDTRIWRRRDRKAAWQHFGITLAVAALVVFCTKIISDQTTWEFVGSAPMQGADLAMRMWPPQLSYMAELWGPVVDTIHIATLGTILGVMIASPLAFLAANNTTPSRVFVRPVALALLVTSRSVNSIIWALMLVVIFGPGMLSGIIAIALRSVGFCGKLLYEAIEEIDAHTVEAVSSTGASRLQVLTFGVIPQIAPAFAGISVYRWDINIREATVLGLVGAGGIGMALQGAIDTLAWSRVSVIFLVILATVVLSEWVSAKARAAVI; encoded by the coding sequence ATGCCCGTTGAGCAGCAAGGCGATACCCGCATCTGGCGCCGCCGCGACCGCAAGGCCGCCTGGCAACATTTTGGCATCACCCTGGCGGTGGCAGCCCTGGTGGTCTTCTGCACAAAGATCATCAGCGACCAGACCACCTGGGAGTTTGTAGGCTCGGCGCCGATGCAGGGCGCAGATCTCGCGATGCGCATGTGGCCGCCGCAGCTGAGCTACATGGCCGAGCTCTGGGGCCCGGTCGTCGATACCATCCACATCGCCACCCTGGGCACCATCCTGGGCGTGATGATCGCCTCGCCACTGGCCTTTCTGGCGGCGAATAACACCACGCCCTCGCGCGTCTTTGTGCGGCCGGTGGCCCTGGCGCTGCTCGTGACCTCCCGCTCGGTCAACTCGATCATCTGGGCGCTGATGCTGGTCGTGATCTTCGGCCCGGGCATGCTCAGCGGCATCATCGCCATCGCGCTGCGCTCGGTGGGTTTTTGCGGAAAACTTCTCTACGAGGCCATCGAGGAGATCGATGCCCACACCGTGGAGGCTGTCTCGTCGACCGGCGCAAGCCGCCTGCAGGTGCTCACTTTTGGCGTGATTCCGCAGATCGCCCCGGCCTTTGCGGGCATCTCCGTCTACCGCTGGGACATCAACATCCGCGAGGCCACCGTGCTCGGGCTGGTGGGCGCCGGCGGCATCGGCATGGCGCTGCAGGGCGCCATCGACACTCTGGCATGGAGCCGGGTCAGCGTCATTTTCCTGGTGATTCTGGCGACCGTCGTGCTCTCGGAGTGGGTCTCGGCCAAGGCGCGCGCAGCGGTCATTTAA
- a CDS encoding DegQ family serine endoprotease — translation MRRAPWMIAMLAATGVACFQPETSPDPEVSSPAAEEASVKMEPHPDEAAGAAGQDLQVSSAEMAMRLELPDVVEKVMPSVVGINTERSVRQMVSPFGGSPFGGHPFFGPRGMPQQPQERVQEGLGSGVIVDAEGIVLTNNHVIEGADTIRLTLNDGREFEAEVVGTDPQSDIAVLRFKEAPDDLKAIEFGDSDALRLAESVVAIGNPFGLSSTVTLGIVSAKGRGNMGIVDYEDFIQTDAAINPGNSGGALVNLRGELVGINTAILSKSGGYQGVGFAIPSKMARGIMESLVETGKVSRGWLGVMIQELTPQLASALEIPESARGVVVSDVQPESPAARAGLQRGDLITSIAGRSVTSPGELKNRVGMAQPGTEVEIAYLREGQAMKGRLELGSLEDAAGVASGPGGAPGFAPSPVEGLSLQALNDQLRAQLRVPPAVRQGVAVTEVEPGSEASRLRLRPGDVILEVNRRPVSSPADVSQLWQASRGQVLVLLYRQGATIFMTLPAN, via the coding sequence ATGCGACGAGCACCATGGATGATCGCGATGTTGGCGGCCACCGGCGTGGCCTGTTTTCAGCCGGAGACGAGTCCGGATCCCGAGGTCAGCTCGCCGGCTGCAGAAGAGGCCAGCGTAAAGATGGAGCCTCACCCTGACGAGGCGGCCGGCGCGGCCGGGCAAGACCTGCAGGTGAGCAGCGCTGAGATGGCCATGCGCCTGGAGCTGCCCGATGTGGTCGAGAAGGTCATGCCTTCGGTGGTGGGCATCAACACCGAACGCAGCGTGCGTCAGATGGTCTCGCCATTTGGAGGCTCTCCCTTCGGCGGGCATCCTTTCTTCGGGCCGCGGGGTATGCCGCAGCAACCTCAGGAGCGGGTGCAGGAAGGCCTGGGAAGTGGCGTGATTGTTGACGCTGAAGGCATCGTGCTCACCAACAACCACGTCATTGAGGGGGCCGACACCATCCGCCTCACCCTCAACGACGGTCGCGAGTTTGAGGCCGAGGTCGTGGGCACCGACCCGCAGAGCGATATCGCGGTGCTGCGTTTTAAGGAGGCTCCTGACGATCTTAAAGCCATTGAATTTGGCGACTCCGACGCGCTTCGGCTGGCCGAGTCGGTGGTGGCCATCGGCAACCCCTTCGGGCTCTCCAGCACGGTGACCTTAGGGATTGTGTCGGCGAAGGGCCGCGGCAATATGGGTATTGTCGACTATGAGGACTTCATTCAGACCGACGCGGCCATCAACCCGGGCAACTCCGGCGGGGCGCTGGTGAACCTGCGCGGGGAGCTTGTGGGCATCAACACCGCGATCCTCTCGAAGAGTGGCGGCTATCAGGGGGTGGGCTTTGCGATCCCCTCGAAGATGGCGCGCGGCATCATGGAGAGCCTCGTGGAGACCGGGAAGGTCAGCCGCGGCTGGCTGGGCGTGATGATTCAGGAGCTGACTCCGCAGCTTGCCAGCGCGCTGGAGATCCCGGAGAGCGCCCGCGGGGTGGTCGTCTCCGATGTGCAGCCCGAGAGCCCGGCGGCGCGCGCCGGCTTGCAGCGCGGCGACCTGATCACGAGCATCGCCGGGCGCAGTGTGACCTCCCCTGGAGAGCTGAAGAATCGGGTGGGCATGGCCCAGCCCGGTACCGAGGTGGAGATCGCGTATCTGCGCGAAGGCCAGGCGATGAAAGGGCGCCTGGAGCTGGGCTCGCTTGAAGACGCGGCCGGTGTTGCCAGCGGCCCGGGCGGCGCGCCGGGCTTTGCGCCCTCACCGGTCGAAGGGTTGAGCCTGCAGGCGCTCAACGATCAGCTGCGCGCGCAGCTGCGCGTGCCGCCTGCTGTGCGCCAGGGCGTGGCCGTAACCGAGGTGGAGCCGGGAAGTGAGGCCTCGCGCCTGCGCCTTCGCCCGGGCGATGTGATCCTGGAGGTTAACCGCCGCCCGGTCTCCAGCCCGGCCGACGTCTCACAGCTCTGGCAGGCCTCGCGCGGGCAGGTGCTGGTGCTGCTTTACCGTCAGGGCGCCACGATCTTTATGACGTTGCCTGCGAACTAA
- a CDS encoding DUF350 domain-containing protein yields the protein MDMAQLGQLITQILGWSLGGMAALVLARYAYKVIAPFDVNAELVGDRNTAVGASKGMFQIAAAIILHGLVGGERMASTLWADIALVAGLFLLGLLMLWVGRIVLVTATSFDFNKQIHEEDNLAVGLIEGSYFIAFAVIIHGVI from the coding sequence ATGGACATGGCACAGTTGGGTCAACTGATCACACAGATTCTCGGATGGAGCCTGGGCGGCATGGCCGCTCTGGTGCTGGCGCGTTACGCCTACAAGGTCATCGCGCCTTTCGACGTCAACGCCGAGCTCGTCGGCGACCGCAACACCGCCGTCGGTGCGAGCAAGGGCATGTTCCAGATCGCCGCGGCGATCATCCTGCACGGGCTCGTCGGCGGCGAACGCATGGCCAGCACCCTGTGGGCCGACATCGCCCTTGTGGCGGGCCTCTTTTTGCTGGGCCTCTTGATGCTCTGGGTCGGCCGCATTGTGCTCGTCACCGCGACCTCCTTCGACTTCAACAAGCAGATCCACGAGGAAGACAACCTCGCTGTTGGTCTCATCGAAGGCAGCTACTTCATCGCCTTTGCCGTGATCATTCACGGCGTCATCTGA
- the phnC gene encoding phosphonate ABC transporter ATP-binding protein encodes MLTLKGLHKRYPDGFVALPSVDLEVPTGQLVALIGPSGAGKSTLIRCINRLVEPTSGSVKLGEQELTTLSRGELRRARRRIAMIFQDYALVDRLTVMENVLSGRLGYVSFWQSWMRRFPQADVDRAFELLETVGLKGLHDRRADALSGGQRQRVGIARALMQQPELLLVDEPTASLDPRTARQVMQLLGDLCKAHNLTAIINIHDVPLARAYTDRIVGLQAGNVVFDGKPQELTDAVLPEIYGGEDWNKDAEGDDATVPAEDDGVAA; translated from the coding sequence ATGCTCACCCTGAAAGGCCTGCACAAACGCTACCCGGACGGCTTTGTGGCCCTGCCCTCGGTCGATCTGGAGGTGCCCACCGGGCAGCTCGTGGCGCTGATCGGCCCCTCGGGCGCCGGCAAATCCACGCTTATCCGCTGCATCAACCGTCTGGTCGAGCCCACCTCGGGCTCGGTGAAGCTCGGTGAACAGGAGCTGACCACCCTCTCGCGCGGCGAACTTCGACGAGCGCGGCGACGCATCGCGATGATCTTCCAGGACTATGCGCTGGTCGACCGCCTTACGGTGATGGAGAACGTTTTGAGTGGCCGGCTGGGTTACGTGAGCTTCTGGCAGAGCTGGATGCGCCGCTTTCCCCAGGCCGACGTCGACCGCGCGTTTGAGCTCCTGGAGACGGTGGGCCTCAAAGGGCTTCACGACCGCCGCGCCGACGCCCTCTCCGGCGGCCAGCGCCAGCGGGTGGGCATCGCCCGCGCCCTGATGCAGCAGCCCGAGCTTTTGCTCGTCGACGAGCCCACCGCGAGCCTCGATCCGCGCACCGCTCGCCAGGTCATGCAGCTTCTGGGCGATCTCTGCAAAGCGCATAACCTCACCGCCATCATCAACATCCACGACGTGCCGCTGGCCCGCGCCTACACCGACCGCATCGTCGGGCTGCAGGCCGGCAACGTCGTCTTCGACGGCAAGCCGCAAGAGCTCACCGACGCGGTGCTCCCGGAGATCTACGGCGGCGAAGACTGGAACAAAGACGCCGAAGGCGACGACGCGACCGTACCGGCCGAAGATGACGGGGTCGCCGCGTGA
- a CDS encoding M15 family metallopeptidase: MFSHITSQRRANLARLPRIAARVVTLTTSALLTFAGCASAQPAPSTLGAEQSTEASSGASRPRSGPGVCAPAPLSDLGGCTLITGDLVIENIRESALPDLGSIERVEGSLIVRQSFLLNHLEGLRNLEAVGGDVMLVGLPGLATLEGLSKLRVVGGELHLVEVGVDACLIAEFIRGQRQRGYQGPAHVIGVDPSPYCQVDFSSPELAGPPTSATSPDAGAIPAPNPTLPPITLPDIDEIRGGNHLETIHPEIALRARLLYALLEHEGIEVVFISGHRRWSPPGGRRLASWHHVGMAFDLNLTHRATMSEANRHYEADRKQWERIGELAEGLGIIWGARYDDIFHFEWHPGHHARMRQHEFDAFRELAGRDLGNYRQSWSLYENDLQNVDETPPCLGGCYIPPDKGLGELLDSLR; the protein is encoded by the coding sequence ATGTTCTCCCACATCACATCGCAGCGGCGCGCCAACCTCGCACGCCTCCCCAGGATTGCGGCACGCGTTGTCACACTGACCACCTCCGCCCTCCTCACCTTCGCCGGATGTGCCAGCGCCCAGCCCGCCCCCTCGACCCTGGGTGCCGAGCAATCCACCGAGGCTTCGAGCGGCGCCTCCAGACCACGCTCCGGCCCCGGCGTCTGCGCGCCCGCCCCGCTCAGCGACCTTGGAGGCTGCACGCTGATCACCGGCGACCTGGTCATTGAGAACATCCGGGAGTCGGCACTTCCCGACCTCGGCAGCATTGAGCGCGTCGAGGGCAGCCTGATCGTGCGCCAGAGCTTTTTGCTCAACCACCTCGAAGGGCTGCGCAACCTCGAGGCGGTCGGTGGCGACGTGATGCTCGTGGGACTCCCGGGCCTCGCCACACTCGAAGGGCTTAGCAAACTCCGGGTCGTCGGCGGTGAGCTGCACCTGGTGGAGGTCGGCGTCGACGCCTGCCTCATCGCCGAGTTCATTCGCGGCCAACGCCAGCGCGGCTACCAGGGCCCGGCGCACGTCATCGGCGTCGACCCCTCACCCTACTGTCAGGTCGACTTTTCCTCTCCCGAGCTCGCCGGCCCGCCGACTTCCGCCACATCTCCCGACGCCGGAGCAATTCCCGCCCCCAACCCCACGCTGCCGCCTATCACCCTTCCCGACATCGACGAGATTCGCGGCGGAAACCACCTGGAGACCATTCACCCCGAAATCGCGCTGCGCGCCCGCCTCCTGTATGCGCTGCTCGAGCACGAGGGCATCGAGGTGGTGTTCATCTCCGGCCACCGCCGCTGGAGCCCACCCGGGGGCCGGCGCCTGGCGAGCTGGCATCACGTCGGCATGGCATTTGATCTCAACCTTACCCACCGCGCCACCATGAGCGAGGCCAACCGCCACTACGAGGCCGACCGCAAACAATGGGAGCGCATCGGCGAGCTCGCGGAAGGGCTGGGCATCATCTGGGGGGCACGCTACGACGACATCTTTCACTTCGAGTGGCACCCCGGCCATCACGCCCGCATGCGACAGCACGAATTCGACGCATTCCGCGAGCTCGCCGGCCGTGACCTGGGCAACTACCGCCAGAGCTGGTCGCTCTACGAAAACGATCTTCAAAACGTCGATGAAACCCCTCCCTGCCTGGGTGGCTGCTATATCCCGCCAGATAAGGGGTTAGGCGAGCTCCTTGACTCGCTGCGTTAG
- a CDS encoding DUF4178 domain-containing protein codes for MLAWFKRFFAALFGKRPEPRQLPPGRDVNLSSLRIGDVVVHLDQTYIVNQRIVNHANGFFWHDYKLYGGDDAHIWLSVEDDDELEVALYRPADLTLNEEPPEEIEYLGQLFRLTEKGTSDAKISRESGSETRTTAYSWDYEGEGGKRLSVQRWGESEYEVMVGEPVNAASLDLMAQPD; via the coding sequence ATGCTAGCCTGGTTCAAACGCTTCTTCGCTGCCCTCTTCGGCAAGCGGCCCGAGCCGCGGCAGCTGCCCCCGGGGCGCGACGTTAACCTGAGCAGCCTGCGCATCGGCGATGTGGTCGTGCACCTCGACCAGACCTACATCGTCAACCAGCGCATCGTGAACCACGCCAACGGCTTCTTCTGGCACGACTACAAGCTCTACGGCGGTGATGACGCCCACATCTGGCTCTCGGTCGAAGATGACGACGAGCTGGAAGTTGCCCTCTACCGTCCGGCCGATCTTACGCTCAACGAGGAGCCCCCCGAAGAGATCGAGTACCTCGGCCAGCTCTTTCGCCTCACCGAGAAAGGCACCAGCGACGCCAAGATCAGCCGCGAGAGCGGCAGCGAGACGCGCACCACCGCCTACTCCTGGGACTACGAGGGTGAGGGCGGCAAGCGTCTCAGCGTGCAACGCTGGGGCGAGAGTGAATATGAAGTGATGGTTGGCGAGCCGGTCAACGCCGCCTCGCTCGATTTGATGGCCCAGCCGGACTGA
- a CDS encoding MarC family protein: MENTLQAIITLISLVNPVVCLAMFANIEEGQPRGIQRKDASQVALSTVVILAGAALLGTRILDIFGVSIDAFSVTGGAVLIGIGAAMLGGRQTPTNPDPAQPNENDSLPEPADPDSELAIHQASLTPLILFSAGPGPITGVITIAAQGTERLPLSALIAVGVTCALLWVVLFAAARKAPKERDQKTSASPSPEASTEEPAPKSFYRDIATRFMGLIVIAMGVQIALTGVKGFFGIGA; encoded by the coding sequence TTGGAGAACACGCTGCAGGCCATCATCACGCTGATCTCCCTGGTCAACCCGGTGGTCTGCCTGGCGATGTTCGCCAACATCGAGGAGGGCCAACCCCGCGGCATTCAACGAAAGGACGCCTCCCAGGTCGCCCTGTCCACGGTGGTGATTCTGGCCGGCGCAGCACTCCTGGGCACACGCATCCTGGATATCTTTGGCGTCTCCATCGACGCCTTCTCGGTCACAGGCGGAGCGGTGCTTATCGGCATCGGCGCCGCGATGCTCGGCGGGCGCCAGACCCCGACCAACCCCGACCCCGCACAACCCAACGAAAATGACTCCTTACCCGAGCCCGCCGACCCCGACTCGGAACTCGCCATCCACCAGGCTTCGCTCACCCCGCTGATCCTCTTCTCGGCCGGCCCGGGCCCCATCACTGGCGTCATCACCATCGCCGCCCAGGGCACCGAGCGCCTGCCCCTGAGCGCGCTCATCGCCGTCGGCGTCACCTGCGCACTGCTCTGGGTGGTGCTCTTCGCCGCCGCTCGCAAAGCCCCGAAGGAACGCGATCAAAAGACGAGCGCGTCACCCTCCCCCGAAGCATCCACTGAGGAACCGGCCCCTAAGAGCTTCTACCGCGACATCGCCACGCGTTTTATGGGCCTGATCGTCATCGCGATGGGCGTGCAGATCGCCCTGACCGGCGTCAAAGGTTTTTTCGGCATCGGCGCATAA
- a CDS encoding TM2 domain-containing protein, which yields MTRNLPVHSPGRRPEQFSDRSRMVAFTLAVFLGVFGVHRFYTGKVFTGLLMFLTGGGFGLWWAVDVMTILMGYYRDDRGLRLAPPNRQPERLPHHPEPMRRAVPTRAPTDEEIAERELDQLLDDPLADKFAELEAEMGQDATLDKRAHHRH from the coding sequence ATGACCCGAAACCTCCCCGTTCACTCGCCCGGCCGCCGCCCGGAGCAATTCAGCGATCGCAGCCGCATGGTGGCGTTTACTCTGGCCGTCTTCCTGGGCGTGTTCGGTGTGCACCGCTTCTACACCGGCAAAGTCTTTACCGGCCTGCTGATGTTCCTCACCGGCGGAGGCTTCGGGCTGTGGTGGGCGGTCGATGTCATGACCATCCTCATGGGCTATTATCGCGACGACCGGGGCCTGCGCCTGGCCCCGCCCAACCGTCAGCCCGAGCGCCTGCCCCACCACCCCGAGCCCATGCGTCGCGCGGTCCCCACACGCGCGCCCACCGACGAAGAGATCGCCGAGCGCGAGCTCGACCAGCTGCTCGACGACCCGCTGGCCGACAAATTCGCCGAGTTGGAAGCGGAGATGGGCCAGGACGCCACCCTCGATAAGCGCGCGCATCACCGGCACTGA
- the phnD gene encoding phosphate/phosphite/phosphonate ABC transporter substrate-binding protein, protein MTHRNRRPLRRTLALATLFGALLATAGCERVGDWVDGECVEGQLDRPRFCDRDGDLVADRDPEGLRWLNPDTLIFAYTPVEDPAQYRQVWDGFLEHLERETGKEVQFFPVGSNAAQIEAMRAGRLHIAGFNTGSLPLAVNCAGFKPLAMMAAEDGSFGYEMELITHVDSGITTVEELKGRTLAFTSPTSNSGFKAPSALLGSEFDLQAGRDFEAAYSGRHDNSLLGVHNRDYDAAAVANVVTDRLFDQGKVPRDEIRVLYRSKTFPTTGFGVAYNLRPELEQAIRDAFFSFPWEGSVLDREFPDEDGFIPISYKDHWEVIRQIDQVFKPGYSCQ, encoded by the coding sequence ATGACGCACCGCAATCGCCGCCCGCTTCGCCGCACCCTGGCCCTGGCCACGCTCTTCGGGGCGCTCCTCGCCACTGCCGGCTGCGAGCGCGTCGGCGACTGGGTCGATGGCGAGTGCGTCGAGGGCCAGCTCGACCGCCCCCGCTTCTGCGACCGCGACGGGGATCTCGTGGCCGACCGCGACCCCGAGGGGCTGCGCTGGCTCAACCCGGACACGCTGATCTTCGCCTACACCCCGGTCGAAGATCCGGCACAGTACCGCCAGGTCTGGGACGGCTTTCTGGAGCATCTGGAGCGCGAGACCGGCAAAGAGGTGCAGTTCTTCCCGGTGGGCTCCAACGCCGCACAGATCGAGGCGATGCGCGCCGGACGCCTGCACATTGCTGGCTTTAACACCGGGAGCCTGCCCCTGGCCGTGAACTGCGCGGGCTTTAAGCCGCTGGCGATGATGGCCGCCGAAGACGGCTCCTTTGGCTACGAGATGGAGCTCATCACGCATGTCGACAGCGGCATCACCACCGTCGAAGAGCTCAAAGGCCGCACCCTGGCCTTTACCTCACCGACCTCCAACTCCGGCTTTAAGGCACCCTCGGCCTTGCTCGGCTCGGAGTTTGATCTTCAGGCCGGTCGCGACTTCGAGGCCGCCTACTCCGGGCGCCACGACAACTCGCTGCTGGGCGTCCACAACCGCGACTACGACGCCGCCGCCGTCGCCAACGTGGTCACCGACCGCCTTTTTGATCAGGGGAAGGTCCCCCGCGATGAGATCCGCGTGCTCTACCGCTCCAAAACTTTCCCGACCACCGGCTTTGGCGTCGCCTACAATCTTCGCCCGGAGCTGGAGCAGGCCATCCGCGACGCCTTCTTCAGCTTCCCCTGGGAGGGCTCGGTGCTCGACCGGGAGTTCCCCGACGAAGACGGCTTTATCCCCATCTCCTACAAAGATCACTGGGAGGTGATTCGCCAGATCGACCAGGTGTTCAAGCCCGGCTACTCCTGCCAGTGA
- the phnE gene encoding phosphonate ABC transporter, permease protein PhnE, with product MSTAPPTTPPTAGAPQRWRRPPHIANPRTRWALYICASVYLLWALSSVEVDVARLFEGMSRARTFFAAALTPDFVTRWSDIRAGILESLTMTVVATVAGIALSVPLGLGAARNLAIRPVYLVCRAILAGTRAFHEIILAIMLVAMFGFGPFAGVVTLVVSTIGFLGKLIAEDIEAIQWNAVEAVESAGASWLQRVVYAVLPQIMPRFIGLSLYRLDINFRESAVIGIVGAGGIGATLTTAFDRYEFEAVSAILILIITTVFIAEYIAGAIRRKVL from the coding sequence GTGAGCACTGCCCCTCCCACAACGCCGCCGACGGCCGGCGCGCCCCAACGCTGGCGCCGCCCCCCGCACATCGCCAACCCGCGCACCCGCTGGGCCCTCTACATATGTGCGAGCGTCTACCTTCTGTGGGCACTCTCCTCGGTGGAGGTCGATGTCGCGCGCCTTTTTGAGGGCATGAGCCGCGCGCGCACCTTCTTTGCGGCCGCGCTCACCCCCGACTTTGTGACGCGCTGGAGCGACATCCGCGCCGGCATCCTGGAGAGCCTCACGATGACGGTGGTGGCCACCGTCGCCGGCATCGCGCTTTCGGTGCCCCTGGGCCTGGGCGCGGCACGCAACCTGGCCATTCGCCCTGTCTACCTGGTCTGCCGCGCCATACTTGCCGGCACGCGCGCCTTTCACGAGATCATTCTGGCGATCATGCTCGTGGCGATGTTCGGCTTCGGTCCCTTTGCCGGGGTGGTCACGCTGGTCGTCTCCACCATCGGATTTCTCGGAAAGCTCATCGCCGAAGACATCGAGGCGATTCAGTGGAACGCCGTCGAAGCCGTGGAATCGGCCGGGGCCTCGTGGCTGCAGCGCGTCGTGTACGCGGTGCTCCCACAGATCATGCCGCGCTTTATCGGCCTCTCGCTCTACCGCCTCGACATCAACTTCCGCGAATCTGCGGTCATCGGGATTGTGGGTGCGGGCGGCATCGGCGCGACGCTGACCACGGCCTTTGACCGCTACGAGTTTGAGGCCGTCTCGGCCATACTGATCCTGATCATCACCACCGTCTTTATCGCCGAGTACATCGCCGGCGCCATCCGTCGAAAGGTTCTGTGA
- a CDS encoding fasciclin domain-containing protein, with the protein MNKTLKLLVLFLIGAFVVACGGDDDDPDTIDDTGVEEDAGDAGDGGDETDGGEDVDGGDETDGGDDVDGGDEEPLNIVETAQANEDFSLLVEAVVRAGLDDDLAAEGPFTVFAPTNAAFEAADLDSAAIAEMEPAELAAVLAYHVVEGEVLAADVTPGAVTTLSLDPEVPGAPAIIEDIDGLTFATAPISTTDVIATNGVIHVIDEVVFPPAFNAAETAADSGNFTGLMAAVAAAELGETVATGGPFTVFAPADPAFADINLEEYNAEELAGILTFHVVPGYVSSFDLASGNVATVNGAEAAVVVDGATVTYEGATVTEANILSSNAIIHVIDSVVVPPVE; encoded by the coding sequence ATGAACAAGACTCTGAAACTTCTGGTACTTTTTTTGATCGGTGCATTCGTGGTGGCGTGCGGTGGTGACGATGACGACCCCGACACCATCGATGACACCGGTGTTGAGGAAGATGCCGGTGACGCAGGCGACGGTGGCGACGAGACAGACGGCGGCGAGGATGTTGACGGCGGCGACGAAACCGATGGCGGCGATGACGTTGACGGCGGCGACGAAGAGCCCCTCAACATCGTCGAGACCGCTCAGGCCAACGAAGACTTCTCGCTTCTCGTCGAAGCGGTGGTCCGCGCGGGTCTGGATGACGACCTGGCTGCCGAAGGCCCCTTCACCGTCTTCGCGCCGACCAACGCGGCGTTTGAGGCGGCTGATCTCGACTCCGCCGCCATCGCAGAGATGGAGCCCGCCGAGCTCGCCGCTGTGCTCGCCTATCACGTCGTTGAAGGCGAGGTGCTCGCTGCTGATGTCACCCCGGGCGCCGTTACGACCCTTAGCCTCGACCCCGAGGTCCCTGGTGCGCCGGCCATCATCGAAGACATCGACGGACTGACCTTCGCCACCGCGCCGATCAGTACCACCGACGTCATCGCTACCAACGGCGTGATCCACGTCATCGACGAAGTGGTCTTCCCGCCGGCCTTCAACGCCGCTGAGACCGCCGCCGATTCGGGCAACTTCACCGGCCTTATGGCCGCGGTCGCCGCTGCTGAACTCGGCGAAACCGTCGCGACCGGTGGTCCCTTCACCGTGTTTGCCCCGGCTGACCCGGCCTTCGCAGACATTAATCTGGAAGAATACAATGCCGAGGAACTCGCCGGCATCCTCACCTTCCACGTCGTACCGGGCTACGTCAGCTCCTTCGACCTGGCCAGCGGCAACGTCGCCACGGTCAATGGTGCCGAAGCGGCAGTCGTGGTCGACGGCGCCACCGTCACCTATGAAGGTGCTACGGTCACCGAAGCCAACATCCTGTCGAGCAACGCCATCATTCACGTCATCGACAGCGTGGTGGTGCCGCCCGTCGAGTAA